One genomic region from Tautonia marina encodes:
- a CDS encoding phytoene desaturase family protein: MAGSHVVVIGGGVGGLSSALELARRGLRVTLLERHPALGGKASERREAGFRWDEGPSIVVMPWVYRELFTQAGLDPDYYLPLNRLDPAFRVVFSDGRQLDLPADEPGLRDAFASIDPVDANALGPFLERLDRFAAKIGHAYCDRLLESWPQVLTSPLMSSARIISPFQQYAAEVDRTFRSGPIRELLYGFPTYSGFNPITAPASLLVIPWTIIREGVWYPTSGGIAAIPLAIAAACRDLGVEIHTGVEAEAIELDASGRVQGVATSHGPVPCNVVVSNSDYVHTHRLLRGGRGFTPEVETIREGKVEPSGSFFTVQLGCNRTWDLAAHHLLVLTEGSSRVYDEVYDRGEFPSDPPLYVNVTSATDPADSPQGGSNPFIVIGAPAMPDETTSDPEFEERYADRLIERLERAGMTGLADATVTRQVTGPAEFSRKFHAFRGAIYGLSSKHNILGGGFRPLNYRPDVPGLYFVGGGVQPGAGLPMAVQSGKIAAGRIAKDLGVRTPPRSATTRP; encoded by the coding sequence ATGGCAGGATCGCATGTGGTGGTGATTGGAGGGGGAGTCGGCGGACTCTCCTCTGCCCTCGAACTGGCGCGACGGGGATTGCGAGTCACGTTGCTGGAACGTCACCCTGCCCTTGGAGGAAAGGCCAGCGAGCGTCGTGAGGCCGGGTTTCGATGGGACGAAGGCCCAAGCATTGTTGTCATGCCCTGGGTTTATCGAGAGCTGTTCACCCAGGCAGGACTCGACCCCGATTATTACCTCCCGTTGAACCGACTGGACCCAGCCTTCCGCGTGGTGTTTTCCGATGGTCGACAGCTCGACCTGCCCGCCGATGAACCTGGGCTCCGCGATGCCTTCGCCTCGATTGACCCGGTGGATGCCAATGCGCTCGGGCCGTTCCTCGAACGCCTCGACCGCTTCGCGGCCAAGATCGGCCATGCCTACTGCGATCGCTTGCTGGAAAGTTGGCCGCAGGTCTTGACCTCGCCGCTGATGAGTTCGGCGAGGATCATCTCGCCCTTTCAGCAGTATGCGGCCGAGGTTGATCGCACGTTCCGATCCGGTCCGATCCGGGAACTGCTTTACGGCTTTCCGACGTACTCGGGATTCAACCCGATCACGGCTCCGGCCTCGCTCCTGGTGATCCCTTGGACGATCATCCGGGAAGGAGTCTGGTATCCGACCTCGGGAGGGATCGCCGCCATTCCTCTGGCCATTGCCGCCGCCTGCCGGGACCTGGGAGTCGAGATTCATACCGGGGTGGAAGCCGAAGCAATCGAGTTGGACGCCTCGGGACGGGTTCAGGGGGTGGCCACGTCTCACGGTCCGGTGCCGTGCAATGTTGTCGTGTCGAATAGCGATTATGTTCACACGCATCGACTCTTACGAGGGGGGCGCGGCTTTACCCCAGAGGTCGAGACGATCCGTGAGGGGAAGGTGGAACCCTCGGGGTCGTTCTTCACCGTTCAACTGGGCTGCAATCGGACGTGGGACCTCGCGGCTCATCACCTTCTGGTGCTGACCGAGGGATCAAGCCGGGTCTACGACGAGGTCTACGACCGCGGCGAGTTCCCGAGCGATCCTCCTTTGTATGTGAATGTCACCAGTGCAACCGATCCGGCCGACTCTCCCCAGGGGGGGAGCAACCCCTTCATCGTCATCGGTGCTCCCGCAATGCCGGATGAGACCACCAGCGATCCGGAATTCGAAGAACGATATGCCGATCGACTCATTGAGCGTCTGGAACGCGCCGGGATGACGGGCCTGGCCGATGCCACCGTCACGCGACAGGTGACAGGCCCCGCCGAGTTTTCCCGGAAATTCCATGCGTTTCGAGGGGCGATCTACGGTTTAAGCAGTAAACATAACATCCTAGGAGGGGGCTTCCGACCCTTAAACTATCGGCCCGACGTGCCTGGTCTGTACTTCGTTGGCGGGGGAGTGCAACCGGGTGCAGGTCTTCCCATGGCGGTCCAAAGCGGGAAGATCGCCGCGGGTCGGATCGCCAAGGACCTTGGTGTCCGGACCCCACCCCGATCGGCAACCACGCGGCCTTGA
- a CDS encoding formylmethanofuran dehydrogenase subunit B has protein sequence MTTPSSDIRVLNDATCSACGLLCDDIVLSISGHRILKADRACELGRSWFLGNHRVETLPPASVDGITVPVAEAIGRAASILVNARAPVIAGLTSATLESQSLAARLADRLGATIGPDHSEEATPRLLAIQRSGAVLASFGEVIHRAKLILCWGIDPARTHPRLRERLIDRPGRFVPEGRAGRTVLVVDQSVSECRSWADGAIAVSSGRHTEAIQALRGAVRGVAADPIRVERHSGSPVDLWQSWADLLKRAPYSAIIFGAELAREGASAIEALMRLLDDLNTTTRCVAVPLAGPGNPAGAEAILTGRLGAPVSVDLADGIARYRPVDADPWLRLQSGEADALLLVGEDLDERTTTRPKGVPVILLGPNATARSAPGVVAIATGMPGIDDGGTFYRSDEVSLPLRPAMTPVHPSMHEVLATLLSYCATLQSH, from the coding sequence ATGACCACGCCCTCCTCTGACATCCGAGTCCTCAACGACGCGACTTGCTCGGCCTGTGGCTTGCTGTGTGATGACATCGTCCTGTCCATCTCGGGCCATCGGATTCTCAAGGCCGATCGAGCCTGCGAGCTTGGCCGTTCGTGGTTCCTGGGCAACCACCGAGTTGAAACGCTGCCGCCCGCGTCGGTCGATGGAATCACCGTGCCCGTCGCCGAGGCGATCGGACGGGCCGCCTCGATCCTCGTCAATGCAAGGGCCCCGGTGATCGCAGGGCTGACCTCGGCAACACTCGAATCTCAATCCCTTGCTGCGCGACTGGCAGATCGGCTTGGGGCGACGATCGGTCCGGATCATTCCGAGGAAGCCACCCCTCGCCTTCTGGCCATTCAACGCTCCGGAGCCGTGCTGGCCTCATTCGGCGAAGTCATTCATCGGGCGAAGTTGATCCTGTGCTGGGGTATCGACCCGGCCAGAACCCACCCTCGACTCCGGGAACGATTGATCGACCGGCCCGGCCGCTTTGTGCCCGAAGGTCGAGCGGGACGAACGGTGCTGGTGGTCGACCAGAGCGTTTCCGAATGTCGAAGTTGGGCCGACGGCGCAATCGCCGTCTCAAGCGGTCGCCACACCGAGGCCATTCAGGCCCTCCGAGGCGCCGTTCGAGGGGTCGCCGCCGATCCGATCCGGGTGGAGCGACACTCCGGATCGCCGGTCGATCTCTGGCAATCCTGGGCCGACCTCCTGAAGCGTGCTCCCTATAGTGCGATCATCTTCGGCGCCGAACTGGCCCGCGAGGGAGCTTCGGCAATCGAGGCCCTGATGCGATTGCTCGACGACCTGAACACGACCACCCGATGCGTGGCCGTTCCGCTGGCCGGTCCCGGCAATCCCGCCGGGGCCGAGGCGATTCTCACCGGAAGGCTGGGGGCCCCGGTTTCCGTCGACCTCGCGGACGGGATCGCCCGGTATCGCCCCGTTGACGCCGATCCGTGGCTCCGCCTGCAATCCGGTGAGGCCGATGCCCTGCTTCTTGTGGGTGAGGACCTCGATGAGCGGACCACGACTCGCCCCAAGGGAGTTCCAGTGATCCTCCTCGGCCCGAACGCCACCGCGCGATCTGCTCCCGGAGTGGTGGCCATCGCCACCGGAATGCCGGGGATCGACGATGGTGGCACCTTCTACCGATCCGACGAAGTGAGCTTACCCCTGCGACCGGCGATGACTCCCGTTCACCCCTCAATGCACGAGGTGCTGGCAACGCTCCTCAGTTACTGTGCGACCCTTCAATCCCACTGA
- the fhcD gene encoding formylmethanofuran--tetrahydromethanopterin N-formyltransferase, whose product MQVNGVPIVDTFAEAFPMVGARLIVTADTAHWAEIAGREMTGYASSVISCDAEAGIERPLTPEETPDGRPGVAILAFAFSRNALEKALIKRVGQCVMTCPTTACYNGLPIAPGDKTLSLGGKLRYFGDGWQISKKLGDRRFWRVPVMDGEFTCEDLFGSQKGVAGGNLILLGTDPGPTLEATERAVDAMRKVPGVILPFPGGIARSGSKVGSKYKALLASTNTAYAPMLRGLVPTELPDEVRCAYEIVIDGLTLHDVESATVAGLLAGATPDIVAITAGNYGGKLGPFHLHLHELLRRNGVASDASPSNTTAT is encoded by the coding sequence ATGCAGGTTAACGGTGTCCCGATCGTCGATACGTTCGCCGAGGCCTTCCCAATGGTCGGCGCTCGCTTGATCGTCACGGCCGACACCGCGCACTGGGCCGAGATTGCCGGTCGAGAAATGACCGGCTACGCCTCCAGTGTCATCTCCTGCGACGCCGAGGCGGGCATTGAGCGTCCCTTGACGCCGGAGGAAACCCCCGACGGTCGGCCCGGCGTGGCGATTCTCGCGTTTGCCTTCAGCAGAAACGCTCTGGAAAAGGCGCTGATCAAACGAGTCGGCCAGTGCGTGATGACCTGTCCGACGACCGCATGTTACAACGGCCTGCCGATCGCCCCCGGAGACAAGACCCTGAGCCTCGGCGGCAAGCTCCGCTATTTCGGGGATGGCTGGCAGATCAGCAAGAAACTCGGCGACCGACGCTTCTGGCGCGTGCCAGTGATGGACGGCGAATTCACCTGTGAAGACCTGTTCGGTTCTCAGAAAGGAGTGGCCGGCGGCAACCTCATTCTGCTTGGCACCGACCCAGGCCCCACCCTCGAAGCCACCGAACGAGCCGTGGACGCGATGCGAAAGGTCCCCGGTGTCATCTTACCCTTTCCAGGGGGGATCGCCCGTTCCGGTTCAAAAGTCGGCAGCAAGTACAAGGCCCTGCTCGCCAGCACCAACACGGCCTACGCCCCCATGCTCAGGGGCCTTGTTCCAACCGAATTACCCGACGAGGTTCGTTGTGCGTATGAAATCGTGATTGATGGTCTGACGCTCCATGATGTCGAGTCGGCCACGGTCGCTGGCCTTCTTGCCGGAGCGACACCGGACATCGTCGCGATCACGGCTGGAAATTACGGTGGGAAACTCGGCCCATTCCATCTTCATTTGCACGAGCTTTTGAGGCGAAACGGCGTCGCTTCCGACGCGTCTCCCTCCAACACCACTGCGACGTAA
- a CDS encoding DNA-3-methyladenine glycosylase family protein: protein MPSRRPLPSPEGAPSGPRILPARVDPWADAVAHLRAIDPRWCPLIDRIGPCLLRPKTDRFGILVRAIVGQQISSKAAASINRRLLEGQGTPRHQAETLLALGVEGIRNAGLSGVKASYVLHLSEAVASGRLVLSRIGRLGDAEIMAQLTEIRGIGPWTAEMFLIFALNRPDVLSVGDLGVRVGIRDHYELESLPNPRRCVELAEPWRPFRSVAMWYLWRSIDTPPT from the coding sequence ATGCCATCGAGAAGGCCCTTGCCGAGTCCTGAGGGGGCACCCTCCGGCCCTCGCATCCTCCCGGCCCGCGTCGACCCCTGGGCCGACGCGGTTGCCCACCTCAGAGCAATCGACCCGCGCTGGTGCCCCCTGATCGATCGGATCGGTCCGTGTTTGCTCCGGCCGAAGACCGATCGTTTTGGAATTCTGGTCCGGGCGATCGTCGGTCAGCAGATTTCCTCGAAGGCCGCGGCATCGATCAATCGTCGGTTGCTCGAAGGTCAGGGGACGCCTCGCCATCAGGCGGAAACGCTGCTGGCGCTGGGTGTGGAGGGGATCCGGAACGCGGGCCTCTCGGGGGTCAAAGCCTCGTACGTGCTTCACCTGAGCGAAGCGGTTGCGTCGGGACGACTCGTCCTTTCCCGAATCGGCCGCCTTGGTGATGCGGAGATCATGGCGCAATTGACCGAAATCCGAGGGATCGGCCCCTGGACGGCCGAGATGTTCCTGATCTTCGCCCTGAACCGGCCCGATGTGCTTTCGGTCGGTGATCTTGGAGTCCGGGTCGGGATTCGGGATCACTACGAACTCGAATCCTTGCCAAACCCCAGGCGTTGCGTTGAACTGGCCGAGCCCTGGCGCCCGTTTCGATCCGTGGCAATGTGGTATCTCTGGCGAAGCATCGACACTCCGCCCACCTGA
- a CDS encoding CBS domain-containing protein, producing MHIRSVLSGTSRSIITIGSEATVSEAVAVLVEENIGSLPVVDDTGEMVGIFTERDILRGLHHQGKEYCHEPIHSVMTRPVVSCSVAESVHDAMGRMSEHRIGQLPVLNEDGRLVGLVSVGDLIRFLHESADEERKNLMNYVYGPA from the coding sequence ATGCACATTCGAAGCGTCCTCTCGGGAACGTCCCGGTCGATCATCACCATCGGCTCGGAAGCGACCGTTTCCGAAGCGGTTGCCGTCCTGGTCGAAGAAAATATCGGGTCGCTCCCGGTGGTCGACGACACCGGCGAGATGGTCGGCATTTTCACCGAGCGAGACATCCTCCGAGGGCTTCACCATCAGGGCAAGGAGTATTGCCACGAGCCGATCCATTCCGTGATGACCCGTCCGGTCGTCTCCTGCTCGGTCGCCGAATCGGTACACGACGCCATGGGACGCATGAGCGAACACCGCATCGGTCAGCTTCCCGTGCTCAACGAGGACGGACGCCTCGTTGGACTGGTTTCCGTCGGCGATCTTATCCGCTTCCTGCACGAATCGGCCGATGAGGAACGGAAGAACCTCATGAATTACGTCTACGGCCCCGCCTGA
- a CDS encoding glycosyltransferase — MIFGFILALVVTLGWVALAFVCVHRSRSSRWLRPTDRRWGAEAPTVAAVVPARNESAHIAQTLECLMAQEYPHLSIHVVDDQSVDGTADLVRQAVAGAGPDRHPVRLLPGGDRPHGWVGKTWALHQGVDATDSEWVWMVDADLWLHPNALATALDQAERSEADFISFLGRPRCDTFWQGSIALALIQILSMLYPLRRVNDPARPEALAHGAFVLIRRSTYERVGGIESVRGEIVEDIQFASRVKSQGGRLQVDATPELSQTHMYGSFQDIWRGLRKNAYAGMDYQLHKYATGALIGLLMAWTPWVATAVGLFGLWNADGAEVFRLAWLAVGLMGLLGQAVAAMPVVVFLNLPKVFAFALPAGISAYIAITTASVWHYFRGRVLWKDREFCARSIKEQSVRNSGGL; from the coding sequence ATGATTTTTGGATTTATTCTGGCCCTGGTCGTTACCCTCGGCTGGGTGGCCCTAGCGTTCGTCTGCGTGCATCGCTCACGATCGTCCCGCTGGCTGCGCCCGACCGACCGGCGTTGGGGAGCGGAAGCACCGACGGTGGCCGCGGTCGTTCCGGCCCGCAACGAGTCGGCGCACATTGCCCAGACACTCGAATGTCTGATGGCGCAGGAATACCCTCATCTCTCAATTCACGTGGTCGATGACCAATCGGTGGATGGCACGGCCGATCTGGTTCGTCAGGCTGTTGCCGGTGCCGGTCCTGATCGTCACCCGGTGCGGCTCTTGCCCGGGGGCGACCGACCGCACGGGTGGGTGGGCAAGACCTGGGCCTTGCATCAAGGGGTCGACGCGACCGATTCCGAGTGGGTCTGGATGGTCGATGCCGACCTCTGGCTGCACCCAAACGCATTGGCTACGGCGCTTGATCAGGCCGAGCGGTCGGAAGCGGACTTCATTTCCTTCCTGGGCCGACCGCGCTGTGATACCTTCTGGCAAGGCTCGATTGCCCTGGCCTTGATTCAGATTCTCTCCATGCTTTATCCCCTGCGACGGGTGAACGATCCCGCACGCCCCGAGGCGTTGGCACACGGCGCGTTCGTCTTGATTCGCCGATCCACGTATGAGCGTGTCGGTGGGATTGAGAGCGTTCGAGGCGAGATTGTGGAAGACATTCAGTTCGCCTCTCGGGTCAAATCACAGGGTGGTCGGCTCCAGGTCGATGCCACTCCCGAACTCTCTCAGACTCATATGTACGGCAGCTTTCAAGACATCTGGCGCGGTTTGCGGAAAAACGCGTATGCGGGGATGGATTACCAACTGCACAAGTACGCGACGGGGGCCTTGATCGGGTTACTCATGGCCTGGACCCCCTGGGTGGCGACTGCCGTGGGGTTGTTCGGCCTCTGGAATGCTGACGGCGCGGAAGTGTTCCGCCTCGCCTGGCTCGCCGTGGGCCTGATGGGGTTGCTCGGCCAGGCGGTGGCGGCCATGCCCGTCGTCGTCTTCCTGAATCTCCCGAAGGTGTTTGCCTTCGCACTCCCAGCGGGAATCTCAGCATATATCGCGATTACCACCGCGAGCGTCTGGCACTATTTCCGGGGTCGAGTTCTCTGGAAGGATCGTGAGTTCTGCGCCAGGAGCATCAAGGAGCAATCGGTTCGGAATTCAGGTGGGTTGTGA
- a CDS encoding glutathione peroxidase, whose translation MMRSLLAFLSIALLIAGPARSDQEAKRRVLDFTVNDIEGNEVDLKQYEGEVLLIVNTASYCGYTPQYDGLEELFRTYGEKGFKVLAFPANEFGQQEPGTNAEIRAFCKSNYEVSFPLFSKVVVKGSGIHPLFEFLTDEEAHPENGGTIRWNFTKFLVDRKGNVIARFEPGDDPKSEKVVNAIEKALAES comes from the coding sequence ATGATGCGATCCCTGCTCGCGTTCCTCTCGATCGCCCTGCTGATCGCGGGGCCCGCCCGATCTGATCAGGAGGCCAAGCGCCGCGTGCTCGACTTCACCGTCAACGACATTGAAGGCAATGAGGTTGACCTCAAACAATATGAGGGAGAGGTCCTCCTGATCGTCAACACCGCCAGCTATTGCGGTTACACCCCGCAGTACGACGGCCTGGAAGAACTTTTCCGCACTTACGGCGAGAAAGGCTTCAAGGTGCTCGCCTTCCCGGCCAACGAGTTTGGTCAGCAAGAACCGGGCACCAATGCCGAGATCCGGGCCTTCTGCAAGTCGAATTATGAGGTGAGCTTTCCCTTGTTCTCGAAGGTCGTCGTCAAGGGATCGGGCATCCACCCCTTGTTCGAGTTCCTGACCGACGAGGAGGCCCACCCCGAAAACGGCGGCACGATTCGCTGGAATTTCACCAAGTTCCTGGTCGATCGCAAGGGGAACGTCATTGCCCGGTTCGAGCCGGGAGACGATCCGAAGTCGGAAAAGGTGGTCAATGCCATCGAGAAGGCCCTTGCCGAGTCCTGA